The following proteins come from a genomic window of Ictalurus furcatus strain D&B chromosome 26, Billie_1.0, whole genome shotgun sequence:
- the LOC128602401 gene encoding zona pellucida sperm-binding protein 3-like — MKSILLPSPTPATAAPLPSKPRSIELLCHIDRIYVRVQKSLFTSPDAGKYLKVGTCTMNKDTAEYYYFLYPINSCNVQRHENENRVLYSNVLSYEPLTDEPVIRELPFSVPLECRYNKHFRSYNVGYHPQVEAGTVFLSLQGGVSLTPVDENWKPLASWQTFMIGQPMYFEAVTPHGHAGMRLYLSKCYITASQNPDTTPKYTVMDNYGCMVDGKNTPQSKFYPSEDKATLRFSVGALMFKDMVSDPTEKKVNATCEADPVCQHPGREFNMLFACLHRDEMFIHCEMFLGPELPTSGTKSCSYMADAQG, encoded by the exons ATGAAGTCTATATTGCTGCCATCACCTACTCCTGCAACAGCAGCTCCCTTGCCTTCTAAACCAAGAAGTATAGAGCTTTTGTGCCACATTGACCGGATTTATGTGAGGGTTCAGAAGAGTCTCTTTACCAGTCCAGATGCTGGGAAATATCTCAAAGTGGGAACATGTACCATGAATAAGGATACAGCTGAGTATTACTACTTCCTATATCCCATCAACAGCTGCAACGTACAACGTCAT GAAAATGAGAACCGTGTCCTCTATTCAAATGTGTTGTCCTATGAGCCTCTGACCGATGAACCAGTTATTCGTGAGCTACCATTTTCTGTGCCACTGGAGTGTCGTTACAACAA GCACTTCCGCTCCTATAATGTTGGCTATCATCCTCAAGTGGAAGCAGGGACTGTCTTCTTGAGCTTACAAGGTGGAGTCTCCCTCACACCTGTAGATG AGAATTGGAAGCCCCTTGCTAGTTGGCAGACCTTTATGATTGGCCAGCCCATGTACTTTGAGGCCGTGACTCCCCATGGTCATGCTGGAATGAGGCTCTACTTAAGCAAGTGCTACATCACTGCTTCTCAGAACCCTGACACTACACCTAAATACACTGTGATGGATAACTATGG ATGCATGGTGGATGGTAAGAACACTCCTCAAAGCAAGTTTTACCCTAGTGAGGACAAGGCCACATTAAGGTTCTCTGTGGGAGCCCTTATGTTTAAGGACATGGTCTCTGATCCTACTGAAAAGAAGGTAAATGCAACATGTGAAGCTGACCCTGTCTGTCAACATCCTGGTAGGGAATTTAACATGCTGTTTGCTTGCCTGCATAGAGAT GAAATGTTCATTCATTGTGAGATGTTCCTGGGGCCAGAATTACCAACTTCAGGAACAAAATCATGTTCCTACATGGCAGATGCACAAGGGTGA